Part of the Eshraghiella crossota genome is shown below.
GTTGCAACACCGCTTATGGCAGAGATAATCAGTAATTTATTCCATATTGAAGTCAGCAGAACTGTAATTAATATAATTATCCTTGTAATTACATGCTTTGTATATACATATTCACTTTTACATGGATTTAAAGGCATAAGTATTCTTGCTAAAGCATGTATTTTCTTGTTCTTCGGATTGCTTGTATTTGTACTGTTGTTTGGTGGAAAGACAAGATACATAATAGAAACAGGATTTGAATCTTTTGGCAGAATGATTCAGAATTTTATCGGGTTATCAACATATACGGATCCTAACAGGACAACAAGTTTCGCTCAGAATTGGACAATTTATTATTGGGCATATTGGATGGTATGGTGTGTTGCTGCTCCATTCTTTATCGGAAGTATTTCAAGAGGAAGAACTGTTAAGCAGACTATCCTTGGCGGATATGGATTTGGTGTTGGTTCGACATTATTAAGTTTTGTAATTCTTGGTAATTACTCAATGGGAATGCAGACATCAGGTGCTGCCGATTTTATTGCAACATATAATCAGACCGGGGACTTATACAGTCTTATTGTATCAATTATAAAAACATTGCCATGCGCACCTGTAATTATGGTTGTGGTTCTTATTACAATGATAGCTTTTTATGCAACTTCATTTGACTCAATAGCTTTAACTGCATCATGCTATAGTTACCACAGACTTGGCAAAGATGAACAGCCACATAAATTAATCCAGTTAATGTGGTGCATATTACTCATATTACTTCCAATTGCACTCTTGTTTTCAGGAAGCTCCATGAGTAATCTTCAGTCAGTAAGTATTGTAGCAGCATTCCCAATTGGAATAGTTATTATTATGATTGTAA
Proteins encoded:
- a CDS encoding BCCT family transporter, producing the protein MNEEIKKEKGKIDWGITLIPLGIIIALCILFFVFPESSNKILTKVRFFFGDTFGTYYLVIGLGIFILSMVIAFSKVGNIVLGKPGEKPKYSFFAWGSMMFTCGLAADILFYSFSEWILYATDPHISELGSVQEWAGVFPQFHWSFIPWAFYLVLAVAFGFMLHVRKRDKQKYSEACRPLLGKYTDKLPGRLIDLLAVFALIAGTATTFSVATPLMAEIISNLFHIEVSRTVINIIILVITCFVYTYSLLHGFKGISILAKACIFLFFGLLVFVLLFGGKTRYIIETGFESFGRMIQNFIGLSTYTDPNRTTSFAQNWTIYYWAYWMVWCVAAPFFIGSISRGRTVKQTILGGYGFGVGSTLLSFVILGNYSMGMQTSGAADFIATYNQTGDLYSLIVSIIKTLPCAPVIMVVVLITMIAFYATSFDSIALTASCYSYHRLGKDEQPHKLIQLMWCILLILLPIALLFSGSSMSNLQSVSIVAAFPIGIVIIMIVISFMKDSKKYMKEVEGLKDKAEVKIEEE